The Vallicoccus soli genome window below encodes:
- a CDS encoding glycoside hydrolase family 3 N-terminal domain-containing protein, protein MTVADRRPLEGQGAPSEAERAVWRDPARPVDERVAALLAAMTLEEKLAQLWGVWVGIGEGEEVAPNQHEFSEPLPPWDELTRHGLGQLTRVFGTAPVEPLTAARTLAQTQRDLVERTRLGIPAVSHEECLTGLTAWQATVFPTALAWGAAFDPATVERMAAAIGAQMRDLGVHQGLSPVLDVVRDYRWGRCEETVAEDPHLVAAVGSAYVRGLESAGIVATLKHFAGYAASRAGRNHAPVSMGPREYADVVLPPFEAALREGGARSVMASYADVDGVPPHADPRLLTGLLREQWGFAGTVVADYFGVSFLESMHGVAGSTGEAAALALAAGVDVELPTVRGYGAPLAERVRSGEVPEHLVDRAVARVLRQKVELGLLDEGWSPEAPAVVRDAPVDLDPPQVRAIARTLAERSVVLLEDRAGVLPLDAPGRVAVVGPCADDVYSLLGCYAFPNHVGVQHPDVPLGVDVPTLLEAVRAELPGARVEHAAGCGHAGDDRSGIAAAVEAAQGSDVVLAVLGDRAGLFGRGTSGEGCDADDLALPGVQGELLDALLATGRPVVLVLLTGRPYALGAYADRLAAVVQAFFPGEEGAPAVAGVLSGRVNPSGRLPVQVPRTPGGQPGTYLHPVYGGRTDVSASDPTPLFPFGHGLSYTSFAYEDLEVDRTASTDGAFQVACTVRNTGGRRGAEVVQLYLSDPVASVARPLRELVGFARVELDPGEAVRVELEVHADRTSFTGPDLRRRVEPGALRVLVGASSEDVRLEGTVELVGPLRHVGHDRVLTTPVRVQALPRG, encoded by the coding sequence GTGACCGTCGCCGACCGCCGCCCCCTCGAGGGCCAGGGCGCCCCCAGCGAGGCGGAGCGCGCCGTGTGGCGCGACCCCGCGCGCCCCGTCGACGAGCGGGTCGCCGCCCTCCTCGCCGCCATGACGCTCGAGGAGAAGCTCGCGCAGCTCTGGGGCGTGTGGGTGGGCATCGGCGAGGGCGAGGAGGTCGCGCCGAACCAGCACGAGTTCTCCGAGCCGCTGCCGCCGTGGGACGAGCTGACCCGCCACGGGCTCGGCCAGCTCACCCGGGTCTTCGGCACGGCGCCGGTGGAGCCGCTCACGGCCGCCCGGACCCTGGCCCAGACCCAGCGCGACCTCGTGGAGCGCACCCGCCTCGGCATCCCCGCGGTGTCGCACGAGGAGTGCCTCACCGGCCTCACCGCCTGGCAGGCGACCGTCTTCCCCACCGCCCTCGCGTGGGGCGCGGCCTTCGACCCGGCGACCGTGGAGCGCATGGCCGCCGCCATCGGCGCCCAGATGCGCGACCTCGGCGTCCACCAGGGCCTCTCGCCGGTGCTCGACGTCGTCCGCGACTACCGCTGGGGCCGCTGCGAGGAGACCGTCGCCGAGGACCCGCACCTCGTCGCCGCGGTGGGCTCCGCGTACGTCCGGGGCCTGGAGTCCGCCGGCATCGTCGCGACGCTCAAGCACTTCGCCGGGTACGCCGCCTCGCGCGCCGGGCGCAACCACGCGCCGGTCTCCATGGGCCCGCGCGAGTACGCCGACGTGGTGCTGCCGCCGTTCGAGGCGGCGCTGCGCGAGGGCGGCGCCCGCTCGGTCATGGCGTCGTACGCCGACGTCGACGGCGTCCCGCCCCACGCCGACCCGCGGCTGCTGACCGGCCTGCTGCGCGAGCAGTGGGGCTTCGCCGGCACGGTCGTCGCCGACTACTTCGGGGTGAGCTTCCTGGAGTCGATGCACGGCGTCGCCGGCTCGACCGGCGAGGCGGCCGCGCTCGCGCTGGCCGCCGGCGTCGACGTCGAGCTGCCGACGGTGCGCGGGTACGGCGCCCCGCTCGCCGAGCGGGTCCGCAGCGGCGAGGTCCCCGAGCACCTCGTCGACCGCGCGGTCGCCCGGGTGCTGCGCCAGAAGGTGGAGCTGGGACTGCTCGACGAGGGCTGGTCGCCCGAGGCGCCCGCGGTGGTGCGCGACGCCCCGGTCGACCTCGACCCGCCGCAGGTGCGCGCGATCGCGCGCACGCTGGCCGAGCGCTCGGTCGTGCTGCTGGAGGACCGCGCCGGCGTCCTGCCGCTGGACGCGCCGGGGCGCGTCGCGGTCGTGGGCCCCTGCGCCGACGACGTCTACTCGCTGCTGGGCTGCTACGCCTTCCCGAACCACGTCGGCGTCCAGCACCCCGACGTGCCGCTCGGGGTCGACGTCCCGACCCTGCTCGAGGCGGTGCGCGCGGAGCTGCCGGGCGCGCGGGTCGAGCACGCGGCGGGCTGCGGGCACGCCGGCGACGACCGCTCCGGCATCGCCGCCGCCGTCGAGGCCGCGCAGGGCAGCGACGTGGTGCTCGCGGTGCTCGGCGACCGGGCGGGGCTCTTCGGGCGCGGCACCTCCGGCGAGGGCTGCGACGCGGACGACCTCGCGCTGCCGGGCGTGCAGGGCGAGCTGCTGGACGCCCTGCTCGCGACCGGGCGGCCCGTGGTGCTCGTGCTGCTGACCGGCCGCCCCTACGCCCTCGGCGCCTACGCGGACCGCCTCGCCGCGGTCGTCCAGGCGTTCTTCCCCGGCGAGGAGGGCGCGCCGGCCGTCGCGGGCGTGCTCTCGGGCCGGGTGAACCCGTCCGGCCGCCTGCCCGTGCAGGTGCCCCGCACCCCCGGCGGCCAGCCGGGCACCTACCTGCACCCGGTGTACGGTGGGCGCACCGACGTCAGCGCCAGCGACCCGACGCCGCTCTTCCCGTTCGGCCACGGCCTGTCCTACACGTCGTTCGCCTACGAGGACCTCGAGGTCGACCGGACGGCCTCCACGGACGGCGCTTTCCAGGTCGCGTGCACGGTCCGGAACACCGGCGGCCGGCGGGGCGCCGAGGTCGTGCAGCTCTACCTGTCCGACCCCGTGGCCTCGGTCGCGCGCCCGCTGCGCGAGCTCGTCGGCTTCGCCCGCGTCGAGCTCGACCCGGGCGAGGCCGTGCGCGTCGAGCTCGAGGTCCACGCGGACCGCACCTCGTTCACCGGTCCCGACCTGCGCCGCCGGGTCGAGCCCGGGGCCCTGCGGGTGCTGGTCGGCGCGTCGAGCGAGGACGTGCGCCTCGAGGGCACCGTCGAACTCGTGGGCCCGCTGCGCCACGTGGGGCACGACCGAGTGCTCACGACGCCGGTGCGGGTGCAGGCCCTCCCCCGCGGCTGA
- a CDS encoding LacI family DNA-binding transcriptional regulator translates to MTTTPAAPARRPTLARVAAAAGVSLPTVSKVLNGKDDVAPATRARVQRALDDLAYVPVGGRRPAARPLVDLVFTALDSPWAVEVLRGVTDSDLDVVVSSVAGAPDPGRWARSLLARGRSGAIAVTSQLGPEDRRAVQRAGLPLVVIDPVDLPDPGLPSVGATNWAGGLAATEHLVGLGHRRVAVIGGPQAHWCSRARVDGYRAALERAGLPVDPALVRHGDFHHEGGHARALELLALPDPPTGIFAGSDEQALGVLEAARSLGLSVPRDLSVVGFDDLPVARWSAPPLTTVRQPLAEMGRTAAQMLRALVERRELDSRRVELATSLVVRSSTAAPRRTQETP, encoded by the coding sequence ATGACGACGACGCCCGCGGCGCCCGCCCGGCGCCCGACGCTGGCGCGCGTCGCCGCGGCCGCCGGGGTGTCCCTGCCCACCGTCTCCAAGGTGCTCAACGGCAAGGACGACGTCGCGCCCGCGACCCGCGCCCGGGTGCAGCGGGCGCTCGACGACCTCGCGTACGTCCCCGTCGGCGGGCGCCGCCCCGCCGCGCGCCCGCTCGTCGACCTCGTCTTCACCGCCCTGGACAGCCCCTGGGCGGTCGAGGTCCTGCGCGGGGTCACCGACAGCGACCTCGACGTCGTCGTGTCCTCGGTCGCCGGCGCCCCCGACCCCGGGCGCTGGGCGCGCTCGCTGCTCGCCCGGGGGCGCAGCGGGGCCATCGCGGTCACCTCGCAGCTGGGCCCCGAGGACCGCCGCGCCGTCCAGCGCGCCGGGCTGCCGCTCGTCGTCATCGACCCGGTGGACCTGCCCGACCCCGGGCTGCCGAGCGTCGGCGCCACGAACTGGGCCGGCGGGCTCGCCGCCACGGAGCACCTCGTCGGGCTGGGGCACCGGCGGGTCGCCGTCATCGGGGGGCCGCAGGCGCACTGGTGCAGCCGGGCGCGGGTCGACGGCTACCGCGCGGCGCTGGAGCGCGCGGGCCTGCCCGTCGACCCGGCGCTGGTGCGCCACGGCGACTTCCACCACGAGGGCGGGCACGCGCGGGCCCTGGAGCTGCTCGCCCTGCCCGACCCCCCGACGGGGATCTTCGCGGGCAGCGACGAGCAGGCGCTCGGGGTGCTCGAGGCCGCCCGCTCGCTCGGCCTGTCGGTGCCGCGCGACCTCAGCGTCGTCGGCTTCGACGACCTCCCGGTGGCGCGCTGGTCCGCGCCGCCGCTCACCACCGTCCGCCAGCCCCTGGCCGAGATGGGCCGCACGGCCGCCCAGATGCTCCGCGCGCTCGTCGAGCGCCGCGAGCTGGACAGCCGGCGCGTCGAGCTCGCCACGTCCCTCGTCGTGCGGTCCTCGACCGCCGCTCCCCGCAGAACCCAGGAGACACCGTGA
- a CDS encoding extracellular solute-binding protein, translating into MTGGPRKRLLLATGSAALAVALAACGSSGPAGAGGGEGGGDAIQVWALQDTVLNPIEQSSVERFSEGDGGDASLETFGNDPYKQRLRVALGSPNAPDVFFNWGGGNLKEYVDAGQVADLTATVEEEGLDEAFIPSVLEAAQLDGKYYGVPMRGVQPVALYYNKAVFEEAGVQPPETYEELLTLVDTFKAQGITPIALAGSQSWTELMWAEYLLDRIGGPEVFQAIRDGEPGAWEDPAVLEAMTRIRELVDRGAFGSDFASVGYDVGGASTLLAQGRAAMHLMGSWEYVNQLGQSPEFVERGDLGYVAFPAVEGGEGDPANVVGNPTNFYSVAESSDAKETAQQFVATALDDEQYVDDLIAAGDVPAVQGVREKLEQADNADYTTWVYDLVEGAPSFQLSWDQDLPAAQATEMLTELQKLFLGDQTPEGFVQAMSS; encoded by the coding sequence ATGACAGGCGGACCGAGGAAGCGCCTCCTGCTCGCCACCGGCAGCGCGGCCCTGGCGGTCGCCCTCGCCGCGTGCGGCTCGTCCGGCCCGGCCGGGGCCGGCGGCGGGGAGGGCGGCGGCGACGCGATCCAGGTGTGGGCGCTGCAGGACACGGTGCTGAACCCCATCGAGCAGTCGTCGGTGGAGCGCTTCAGCGAGGGCGACGGCGGCGACGCCTCGCTCGAGACCTTCGGCAACGACCCGTACAAGCAGCGCCTGCGCGTGGCGCTGGGCTCGCCGAACGCCCCCGACGTGTTCTTCAACTGGGGCGGCGGCAACCTCAAGGAGTACGTCGACGCCGGCCAGGTCGCGGACCTCACGGCGACGGTCGAGGAGGAGGGGCTCGACGAGGCCTTCATCCCCAGCGTCCTCGAGGCGGCCCAGCTCGACGGCAAGTACTACGGCGTCCCGATGCGCGGCGTGCAGCCCGTCGCGCTCTACTACAACAAGGCGGTCTTCGAGGAGGCCGGCGTCCAGCCGCCGGAGACGTACGAGGAGCTCCTGACCCTCGTCGACACCTTCAAGGCCCAGGGCATCACCCCCATCGCGCTCGCCGGGTCGCAGTCCTGGACCGAGCTCATGTGGGCGGAGTACCTCCTCGACCGCATCGGCGGCCCCGAGGTCTTCCAGGCCATACGCGACGGCGAGCCCGGCGCGTGGGAGGACCCCGCGGTCCTCGAGGCCATGACCCGCATCCGCGAGCTCGTCGACCGCGGCGCCTTCGGCTCGGACTTCGCGAGCGTCGGCTACGACGTCGGCGGCGCGTCGACGCTCCTGGCGCAGGGCCGCGCGGCCATGCACCTCATGGGCTCGTGGGAGTACGTGAACCAGCTCGGCCAGAGCCCCGAGTTCGTCGAGCGCGGCGACCTCGGCTACGTGGCCTTCCCGGCCGTCGAGGGCGGCGAGGGCGACCCCGCCAACGTCGTCGGCAACCCGACGAACTTCTACTCGGTGGCCGAGTCCTCGGACGCCAAGGAGACCGCGCAGCAGTTCGTCGCCACGGCCCTCGACGACGAGCAGTACGTCGACGACCTCATCGCCGCCGGCGACGTGCCCGCGGTGCAGGGCGTGCGCGAGAAGCTCGAGCAGGCCGACAACGCGGACTACACGACGTGGGTCTACGACCTCGTCGAGGGCGCGCCGAGCTTCCAGCTCTCCTGGGACCAGGACCTCCCCGCGGCCCAGGCGACGGAGATGCTCACCGAGCTGCAGAAGCTCTTCCTCGGCGACCAGACGCCGGAGGGCTTCGTCCAGGCGATGTCGAGCTGA
- a CDS encoding carbohydrate ABC transporter permease, translating to MASTTSALRRPGSGATDRSRRGRPGGRRPALQGHQPSAWYAVPAFGFFAAFALLPMLLVVYLSFTDWGGFGTPAVSGAGNWSRLVEDPEVRASLLRTLALTVLSWAVQTPIALLIGVWAAGPQRNRAVLSSLFFLPLLLSTAAIALLWQALLDPNFGVLRTLPELLGGGLNPLGDASLAIYAVVFVLTWQYVPFHTLLYQSAARGIPASLYEAATIDGAGRVQQFLTITLPQLRYTVITSSILMLVGSLTTFDTVLILTNGGPGTATRIAPLYMYTTGFSGFEFGYASAIAVLLLVLGAILSLVVTRATGFRDMSSQQEGA from the coding sequence ATGGCGAGCACCACCTCGGCGCTGCGCCGCCCGGGCAGCGGGGCGACCGACCGGTCGCGCCGCGGCCGCCCGGGCGGGCGCCGCCCGGCCCTGCAGGGGCACCAGCCCTCCGCGTGGTACGCGGTCCCGGCCTTCGGCTTCTTCGCGGCGTTCGCGCTGCTGCCGATGCTGCTGGTCGTGTACCTGAGCTTCACCGACTGGGGCGGCTTCGGCACCCCCGCGGTGAGCGGCGCGGGCAACTGGTCCCGGCTCGTCGAGGACCCGGAGGTGCGCGCGTCGCTGCTGCGCACGCTCGCCCTCACCGTGCTGTCGTGGGCCGTCCAGACCCCGATCGCCCTGCTGATCGGGGTCTGGGCGGCCGGCCCGCAGCGCAACCGGGCCGTGCTGTCCTCGCTCTTCTTCCTGCCCCTGCTCCTGTCCACCGCGGCCATCGCGCTGCTGTGGCAGGCGCTGCTCGACCCGAACTTCGGCGTGCTGCGGACCCTGCCGGAGCTGCTCGGCGGCGGGCTCAACCCGCTGGGCGACGCCTCGCTCGCGATCTACGCCGTGGTGTTCGTCCTCACCTGGCAGTACGTCCCGTTCCACACGCTGCTCTACCAGTCGGCGGCCCGGGGCATCCCCGCCTCGCTCTACGAGGCCGCCACGATCGACGGCGCCGGGCGCGTGCAGCAGTTCCTCACCATCACGCTGCCGCAGCTGCGCTACACGGTCATCACGTCGTCGATCCTCATGCTCGTCGGCTCGCTGACGACCTTCGACACCGTCCTCATCCTCACCAACGGCGGACCGGGCACGGCGACGCGCATCGCGCCGCTGTACATGTACACGACGGGCTTCAGCGGCTTCGAGTTCGGCTACGCCAGCGCCATCGCGGTGCTGCTGCTCGTCCTCGGCGCCATCCTCTCCCTCGTCGTCACCCGGGCCACCGGCTTCCGCGACATGAGCAGCCAGCAGGAGGGCGCATGA
- a CDS encoding carbohydrate ABC transporter permease: MTVPNVGMPPAATAAVGDAPRRRRRVTRQRPNVVAGLFAALWFLLVAVPLYYLVSSSLRRRSDYLAESPLSIPDAPTLENYRTVLEGGFGRYLFNNIVVTGGTVALVVALALPAAYAVARSASPFVQRGFSMLLIGLAIPAQATIIPVYLMITQLRLYDTLLAIILPTAAFALPVATLVLTNSLRDVPRELYEAQAVDGAGPFRVLVSLVLPLARPAVVTVSVFTALTAWNGFLFPLVLTQSQSTRVLTLGLWNFQGQFGTNVPGLLAAVTLSVLPIFAVYLLGRRFLLGGLTAGFGK, translated from the coding sequence ATGACCGTCCCGAACGTCGGGATGCCCCCGGCGGCCACCGCGGCCGTCGGCGACGCCCCCCGCCGCCGGCGCCGCGTCACCCGCCAGCGCCCCAACGTCGTCGCCGGGCTCTTCGCCGCGCTGTGGTTCCTGCTCGTGGCGGTGCCGCTCTACTACCTCGTCTCCTCGAGCCTGCGCCGGCGCTCGGACTACCTGGCCGAGAGCCCGCTGTCGATCCCGGACGCGCCGACGCTGGAGAACTACCGCACGGTGCTCGAGGGCGGCTTCGGCCGCTACCTCTTCAACAACATCGTCGTCACCGGCGGGACGGTCGCCCTCGTCGTCGCGCTGGCCCTGCCGGCGGCGTACGCGGTCGCGCGCAGCGCCAGCCCCTTCGTCCAGCGCGGCTTCTCGATGCTGCTCATCGGCCTGGCCATCCCGGCGCAGGCGACGATCATCCCGGTGTACCTGATGATCACGCAGCTGCGGCTCTACGACACCCTGCTCGCGATCATCCTGCCGACGGCCGCGTTCGCCCTGCCCGTGGCGACGCTGGTGCTGACCAACAGCCTGCGCGACGTGCCGCGCGAGCTCTACGAGGCGCAGGCGGTCGACGGGGCCGGCCCGTTCCGGGTGCTCGTCAGCCTCGTGCTGCCGCTGGCCCGCCCCGCCGTCGTCACCGTGTCGGTCTTCACCGCCCTCACCGCGTGGAACGGCTTCCTCTTCCCGCTCGTGCTCACCCAGTCCCAGTCGACCCGCGTGCTGACGCTCGGCCTGTGGAACTTCCAGGGGCAGTTCGGCACCAACGTGCCGGGCCTGCTCGCGGCGGTGACGCTGTCGGTGCTGCCGATCTTCGCGGTCTACCTCCTCGGGCGGCGCTTCCTGCTCGGCGGCCTCACCGCGGGCTTCGGCAAGTGA
- the xylB gene encoding xylulokinase, whose amino-acid sequence MSGPVLVAGVDSSTQSCKVVVRDAATGALVREGRAPHPDGTEVHPGAWGEALDAAVAAAGGLDDVAAVAVGGQQHGMVCLDEAGEVVRPALLWNDTRSAGAARDLVAELGGGAAWADAVGVVPVASITVTKLRWLAEHEPAAAARTAAVCLPHDWLTHRLAGAPGLDALVTDRGDASGTGYWSAASGSYRTDLVERALGHGAVLPRVLGPAERAGTTPGGAVLGPGSGDNAAAALGLGAGPGDVVVSIGTSGVVSAVADVPAADPSGAVAGFADATGRFLPLVCTLNAARVLDATARLLGVDHAELSRLALAAPAGADGLVVVPYLEGERTPDRPDATGAVHGLQLGTSTPAHLARAAVEGLLCGLADGLDALVAQGATVGRVLLVGGGARSEAVRRIAPSVLGVPVVVPEPGEYVADGAARQAAWALSGAGAPPAWASTAEQRYEADPAPSVRARYAGVRDLVAPRPGA is encoded by the coding sequence GTGAGCGGCCCCGTCCTCGTCGCGGGCGTCGACTCCTCGACCCAGTCCTGCAAGGTCGTCGTCCGCGACGCGGCCACCGGCGCCCTGGTCCGTGAGGGCCGCGCGCCGCACCCCGACGGCACCGAGGTGCACCCCGGGGCGTGGGGCGAGGCGCTCGACGCCGCGGTCGCCGCCGCCGGCGGCCTGGACGACGTCGCGGCGGTGGCCGTCGGCGGGCAGCAGCACGGGATGGTCTGCCTCGACGAGGCCGGCGAGGTCGTGCGCCCCGCCCTGCTGTGGAACGACACCCGCTCGGCCGGCGCGGCCCGCGACCTCGTGGCCGAGCTCGGGGGCGGCGCGGCCTGGGCCGACGCGGTCGGCGTCGTGCCCGTCGCGTCGATCACGGTGACCAAGCTGCGCTGGCTCGCCGAGCACGAGCCCGCGGCGGCGGCCCGCACGGCCGCGGTCTGCCTCCCGCACGACTGGCTCACCCACCGCCTCGCCGGCGCCCCGGGCCTCGACGCGCTCGTCACGGACCGCGGCGACGCCAGCGGGACGGGCTACTGGTCCGCCGCGAGCGGGTCGTACCGGACGGACCTGGTCGAGCGCGCCCTGGGGCACGGGGCCGTGCTGCCGCGGGTCCTCGGGCCCGCCGAGCGCGCCGGCACCACCCCCGGCGGCGCCGTCCTCGGGCCCGGCTCGGGCGACAACGCCGCCGCGGCGCTCGGCCTCGGGGCCGGGCCGGGCGACGTCGTCGTGTCCATCGGCACCTCAGGCGTGGTCAGCGCCGTCGCCGACGTGCCGGCCGCCGACCCGTCGGGCGCGGTCGCCGGCTTCGCCGACGCCACCGGTCGCTTCCTGCCGCTCGTCTGCACCCTCAACGCGGCGCGCGTGCTCGACGCGACCGCGCGCCTGCTCGGCGTCGACCACGCGGAGCTGTCCCGGCTGGCGCTGGCGGCGCCCGCCGGCGCGGACGGGCTGGTCGTCGTGCCGTACCTCGAGGGGGAGCGCACGCCGGACCGGCCGGACGCCACAGGCGCCGTGCACGGGCTCCAGCTCGGCACGTCCACCCCCGCGCACCTCGCCCGGGCCGCCGTCGAGGGTCTGCTCTGCGGGCTGGCCGACGGCCTCGACGCGCTCGTCGCGCAGGGCGCCACGGTCGGGCGCGTGCTGCTCGTCGGCGGCGGCGCCCGCTCCGAGGCCGTGCGGCGCATCGCGCCGTCCGTGCTCGGCGTGCCCGTCGTCGTGCCCGAGCCGGGCGAGTACGTCGCCGACGGCGCGGCCCGCCAGGCGGCCTGGGCGCTCTCCGGCGCCGGGGCGCCGCCGGCGTGGGCGTCCACCGCCGAGCAGCGGTACGAGGCCGACCCGGCACCGTCCGTGCGCGCGCGCTACGCGGGGGTGCGCGACCTCGTGGCGCCCCGCCCCGGCGCGTGA
- a CDS encoding LacI family DNA-binding transcriptional regulator, with the protein MADERSRGVTITEIARVAGVSVPTVSRVVNGRADVAPGTRERIEELLREHGYRKRLPRPDGPAGSGLVDLVFNDLDSPWAVEIIRGVEDVAHAAGNGVVVSAIHRRTSSARQWLDNVSARATDGVIIVTSELAPSVHADLRRIHVPAVVVDPAGLPPLDVPTIGATNWAGGLSATQHLVGLGHRRIGFVTGPMQVLCSRARLDGYRAGLESAGVAVDPALVRDGDFYQDSGFRAGEELLDLADPPTAVFASSDQMAFGVYEAVRRRGLRVPEDVSVVGFDDLALAAWASPPLTTVRQPLAEMGALAARTVLGLARGEQADNPRVELATELVVRESTAPPRG; encoded by the coding sequence GTGGCCGACGAGCGCTCGCGCGGCGTGACGATCACCGAGATCGCGCGCGTGGCGGGGGTCTCCGTGCCCACCGTGTCGCGCGTCGTCAACGGGCGCGCCGACGTCGCGCCGGGCACCCGGGAGCGCATCGAGGAGCTGCTGCGCGAGCACGGCTACCGCAAGCGCCTGCCCCGCCCCGACGGCCCCGCCGGCTCCGGCCTCGTCGACCTCGTCTTCAACGACCTCGACAGCCCCTGGGCGGTCGAGATCATCCGCGGCGTCGAGGACGTGGCGCACGCCGCGGGCAACGGCGTCGTGGTGAGCGCCATCCACCGGCGCACCAGCTCCGCCCGCCAGTGGCTCGACAACGTCAGCGCCCGCGCCACCGACGGCGTCATCATCGTCACCTCCGAGCTCGCCCCGTCGGTGCACGCCGACCTGCGGCGCATCCACGTGCCCGCCGTCGTCGTCGACCCCGCCGGGCTCCCGCCGCTCGACGTGCCCACCATCGGTGCCACCAACTGGGCCGGCGGGCTCTCGGCCACCCAGCACCTCGTCGGGCTCGGGCACCGGCGCATCGGCTTCGTCACCGGGCCGATGCAGGTGCTCTGCAGCCGGGCCCGCCTCGACGGCTACCGCGCGGGGCTCGAGTCGGCGGGCGTGGCCGTCGACCCGGCGCTCGTGCGCGACGGCGACTTCTACCAGGACTCGGGGTTCCGCGCGGGCGAGGAGCTGCTCGACCTCGCCGACCCGCCCACCGCGGTGTTCGCCTCGAGCGACCAGATGGCCTTCGGCGTGTACGAGGCCGTGCGCCGGCGCGGGCTGCGGGTGCCCGAGGACGTCAGCGTCGTCGGCTTCGACGACCTCGCCCTCGCCGCCTGGGCCTCGCCCCCGCTCACCACCGTCCGCCAGCCCCTCGCCGAGATGGGCGCCCTCGCCGCGCGCACCGTCCTCGGCCTCGCGCGCGGCGAGCAGGCCGACAACCCCCGCGTCGAGCTCGCCACCGAGCTCGTGGTGCGCGAGAGCACCGCGCCGCCGCGGGGCTGA
- a CDS encoding phosphatase PAP2 family protein translates to MSTSCPPAALPVAELPAARTRPVLTAPAAPAARRRAPARGAVELLLLVALWGAYSLARLAAPDDVGEADATAQRLLAWERAVGLDVEAAANAWLGARPALEVAAAGVYASAHYVVTAAVLALLWWRRPEHYRRARRALLGATLVALACYVAVPTTPPRLLPGYTDSLAATADVGWWGSAASAPAGMGELTNQYAALPSMHVGWALWCALAVAPLLRRRWQRTVALGYPLLVTAVVVATANHWVLDAVGGVVLVLAAWALAGRRPGRAAAAVRAGAGGAPLRGRARSAGA, encoded by the coding sequence GTGAGCACGAGCTGCCCGCCCGCCGCCCTGCCGGTCGCCGAGCTGCCGGCCGCGCGGACCCGTCCGGTCCTCACGGCGCCCGCCGCGCCCGCCGCGCGCCGGCGGGCCCCGGCCCGGGGTGCGGTCGAGCTGCTGCTGCTCGTCGCGCTGTGGGGGGCGTACTCGCTCGCGCGCCTCGCCGCCCCCGACGACGTCGGCGAGGCGGACGCGACCGCCCAGCGGCTGCTCGCGTGGGAGCGGGCGGTCGGCCTGGACGTCGAGGCGGCCGCCAACGCCTGGCTCGGCGCGCGGCCCGCGCTCGAGGTCGCCGCGGCGGGGGTCTACGCGAGCGCTCACTACGTGGTCACCGCGGCCGTCCTGGCGCTGCTGTGGTGGCGGCGGCCGGAGCACTACCGGCGGGCGCGGCGCGCCCTGCTCGGGGCGACCCTCGTCGCCCTCGCCTGCTACGTGGCCGTGCCGACGACGCCGCCGCGGCTGCTCCCCGGCTACACGGACAGCCTCGCGGCCACGGCCGACGTCGGCTGGTGGGGGTCCGCCGCGAGCGCCCCGGCCGGCATGGGCGAGCTCACCAACCAGTACGCGGCGCTGCCCTCGATGCACGTCGGGTGGGCGCTGTGGTGCGCCCTCGCCGTGGCGCCGCTGCTGCGCCGGCGGTGGCAGCGCACCGTCGCGCTCGGCTACCCGCTGCTCGTCACCGCCGTCGTCGTCGCCACGGCGAACCACTGGGTCCTCGACGCCGTCGGGGGCGTCGTGCTCGTCCTCGCGGCCTGGGCGCTCGCCGGGCGGCGCCCGGGCCGGGCGGCCGCCGCGGTGCGGGCGGGGGCCGGGGGAGCGCCCCTGCGGGGGCGCGCGCGGTCAGCCGGGGCCTGA
- a CDS encoding fasciclin domain-containing protein yields MPLTRPLARTAAALAAGAALTASALAAAPAASAAPDRSLAALLTSDGDRFDRDGHDFDVLTEAVLAVLEAKPDSPVGVLADDSVRLTAFLPDDQAFKALVRDLGGRAGTEERTFESVAALGIDTVEQVLLYHVVPGATIRGRQALQADGATLETALPGATLGVRVPYRGVDLVRLVDADPTDRDAWVVDPDVAPRGRQAAHAISLVLRPADL; encoded by the coding sequence ATGCCCCTGACCCGCCCCCTGGCCCGCACCGCCGCCGCGCTGGCCGCCGGCGCCGCCCTTACCGCGTCCGCGCTCGCCGCCGCCCCCGCCGCGTCGGCCGCCCCGGACCGCTCCCTGGCCGCGCTCCTCACGAGCGACGGCGACCGCTTCGACCGCGACGGGCACGACTTCGACGTGCTCACCGAGGCGGTGCTCGCCGTGCTCGAGGCCAAGCCGGACTCTCCCGTCGGCGTGCTCGCCGACGACTCCGTGCGCCTCACCGCGTTCCTGCCCGACGACCAGGCCTTCAAGGCCCTCGTGCGCGACCTCGGCGGGCGCGCGGGCACCGAGGAGCGCACCTTCGAGTCCGTCGCCGCCCTCGGCATCGACACCGTCGAGCAGGTCCTGCTCTACCACGTGGTGCCCGGCGCGACGATCCGCGGGCGCCAGGCCCTGCAGGCCGACGGGGCGACGCTCGAGACGGCGCTGCCCGGAGCGACGCTCGGCGTGCGCGTGCCGTACCGGGGCGTCGACCTCGTGCGCCTCGTCGACGCCGACCCCACGGACCGCGACGCCTGGGTCGTCGACCCCGACGTCGCCCCGCGCGGTCGGCAGGCCGCGCACGCCATCTCGCTGGTGCTGCGGCCGGCCGACCTCTGA